The proteins below are encoded in one region of Acidobacteriota bacterium:
- a CDS encoding ATPase, T2SS/T4P/T4SS family, with the protein MSLTPDLVADILVRQSRISPEHGQQIKTEAKLLPNRLRSAKSYEQKAFAYDLVQRLKLRDQTSGSQLGEQEIAEAIAADAGLDHVRIDALGLDADLIENKMSRPFAKRHRMLPLAMTNGRLRLACANPYDIEGLDSFRRLAGREIEVVVASEPDILKAITEFYGLRHSVKRAERDLRGGIDLGNLEQLVRMKSDTEIESSDQHVVNAVEFMLQHAFDSRASDIHVEPKRDESLIRFRIDGVLHDIQKMPGVVHKAVVSRIKTMSRLDIAEKRRPQDGRVKTLRDGREVELRTSTLPVAFGEKAVMRIFDPEILTQELSGLGFYSEELLLFEEFISRPHGIILVTGPTGSGKTTTLYSALSQIGNSEINITTIEDPIEMVHEAFNQTAVQPKAGVTFSAALRHILRQDPDVIMVGEIRDPETAQYAIQAALTGHLVLSTLHTNDAASSISRLADLGVEHFLISSTLIGTMAQRLMRKICPHCIADRHLTNEEVASLRLTVPENRRVRVKEGSGCFECRGTGYLGRTGIFEILPIDEKVQELIIAGTDSAEIKRDSVQRGMKTLRQAALRKLAEGQTTVEEVIRVIGL; encoded by the coding sequence ATGAGCCTCACGCCGGATCTCGTCGCCGACATTCTGGTTCGCCAGAGCCGGATCTCGCCCGAGCATGGGCAGCAGATCAAGACCGAAGCGAAGCTGCTGCCGAACCGCCTGCGGTCCGCCAAAAGCTACGAACAGAAGGCCTTTGCCTACGACCTGGTACAGCGCCTCAAGCTGCGCGACCAGACGAGCGGCAGCCAGCTCGGCGAGCAGGAAATCGCCGAGGCGATCGCCGCCGACGCGGGCCTCGATCACGTGCGCATCGACGCCCTCGGCCTCGACGCGGATCTGATTGAAAACAAGATGTCGCGGCCCTTCGCCAAACGGCACCGCATGCTTCCCCTGGCGATGACCAACGGCCGCCTGCGGCTGGCCTGCGCCAACCCCTACGACATCGAAGGATTGGACTCCTTCCGGCGCCTCGCCGGCCGGGAGATCGAAGTGGTGGTGGCCTCGGAGCCGGACATCTTGAAGGCGATCACCGAGTTCTACGGCCTGCGCCATTCGGTAAAGCGGGCGGAGCGGGATCTGCGCGGCGGGATCGATCTGGGCAATCTCGAACAGCTCGTCCGCATGAAGAGCGACACGGAGATCGAGTCCAGCGACCAGCATGTGGTCAACGCCGTGGAGTTCATGCTGCAACACGCTTTCGACTCGCGGGCGAGCGACATCCACGTCGAACCAAAGCGCGACGAGAGCCTCATCCGCTTCCGCATCGACGGTGTGCTGCACGACATCCAGAAGATGCCGGGGGTGGTGCACAAAGCAGTGGTCAGCCGCATCAAGACCATGTCGCGGCTGGACATCGCCGAAAAGCGGCGGCCACAGGACGGCCGGGTGAAGACCCTGCGCGACGGTCGGGAGGTCGAACTACGGACCTCGACGCTGCCAGTGGCCTTCGGCGAAAAGGCGGTGATGCGCATTTTCGACCCGGAGATCCTCACCCAGGAACTGTCGGGATTGGGCTTCTACTCGGAAGAATTGCTCCTCTTCGAGGAGTTCATCAGCCGGCCCCACGGCATCATCCTGGTCACCGGACCGACGGGCTCCGGCAAAACCACCACCCTCTACTCGGCATTGAGCCAGATCGGCAACTCCGAGATCAACATCACCACCATCGAAGATCCCATCGAGATGGTGCACGAAGCCTTCAACCAGACGGCCGTCCAGCCGAAGGCCGGAGTGACCTTTTCGGCTGCCCTGCGGCACATCCTGCGCCAGGATCCGGACGTCATCATGGTCGGGGAGATCCGCGACCCGGAAACGGCGCAGTACGCGATCCAGGCCGCCTTGACGGGCCACCTGGTGCTCTCCACCCTGCACACCAACGATGCCGCTTCGTCGATCTCCCGCCTGGCCGATCTCGGCGTGGAACACTTCCTGATCAGCTCAACGCTGATCGGCACCATGGCCCAGCGGCTGATGCGCAAGATCTGCCCGCACTGCATCGCGGACCGCCACCTGACCAACGAAGAGGTCGCCAGCCTGCGCTTGACGGTGCCGGAGAACCGCCGCGTGCGGGTCAAAGAAGGCTCCGGTTGCTTCGAGTGCCGCGGCACCGGCTACCTCGGCCGCACGGGGATTTTCGAGATTCTACCGATCGACGAGAAGGTCCAGGAACTGATCATCGCCGGAACTGACTCCGCCGAGATCAAGCGCGACTCGGTCCAGCGCGGCATGAAAACCCTCCGCCAAGCCGCCCTGCGCAAACTCGCCGAGGGCCAGACCACGGTCGAAGAGGTCATTCGCGTCATTGGGCTCTAG
- a CDS encoding 6-hydroxymethylpterin diphosphokinase MptE-like protein, which yields MRHFFARSWNRVRSSRLRTFYERLPPATKALYRQASHWPATAAWRRSPMGQAHAVRVLAPRRNQYSGRRAVIMGNGPSLRKTDWSKVRDEFTFGTNRIYLLKEEMGFSPSVYCCVNSLVLEQFHREMIDLPGLKLLDWRAGRRFVPPDSQTVFLPEAPSMRFHRDLLTGWTLGYTVTMAALQAAFYLGFQTVILIGVDHRFGTRGPAMREVRLEGEDRDHFAPDYFGYGVRWHLPNLAGSERFYEAARSAYVAEGRQILDATDGGALEVFPKMSLEEALHRSAPARDGHALQASAQPVQRAL from the coding sequence ATGCGACATTTTTTCGCCCGTAGTTGGAACCGCGTCCGCTCGTCGCGATTGCGGACGTTCTACGAACGCCTCCCGCCCGCCACCAAGGCGCTGTACCGGCAGGCGTCCCACTGGCCGGCGACGGCCGCCTGGCGACGCAGCCCGATGGGCCAGGCTCATGCCGTCCGCGTGCTCGCTCCCCGACGCAACCAATACTCCGGGCGGCGCGCGGTCATCATGGGCAATGGTCCCAGCCTCCGAAAGACGGACTGGAGCAAGGTGCGCGACGAGTTCACCTTCGGCACCAACAGGATCTACTTGCTGAAGGAGGAGATGGGCTTCTCTCCTTCGGTCTACTGCTGCGTGAACAGCCTGGTTCTCGAGCAGTTCCATCGCGAAATGATCGACCTGCCGGGCCTCAAGCTGCTCGACTGGCGAGCGGGACGGCGATTCGTCCCTCCGGATTCCCAAACGGTCTTCCTGCCGGAGGCTCCGTCGATGCGCTTCCATCGCGACCTGCTGACCGGCTGGACCCTCGGCTACACGGTGACCATGGCCGCCCTCCAAGCCGCCTTCTACCTCGGCTTCCAGACGGTCATCCTGATCGGCGTGGATCACCGTTTCGGCACCCGCGGTCCGGCGATGCGGGAGGTTCGCCTAGAGGGCGAGGACCGCGACCACTTCGCCCCGGACTACTTCGGCTATGGCGTTCGCTGGCACTTGCCCAACCTCGCCGGTTCGGAGCGCTTCTACGAAGCGGCAAGATCGGCCTATGTCGCCGAGGGCCGCCAGATCCTCGACGCCACCGATGGAGGAGCGTTGGAGGTGTTTCCGAAGATGTCCCTGGAGGAGGCGCTACACCGCTCGGCCCCGGCTCGCGATGGCCACGCCCTGCAGGCATCCGCCCAGCCGGTGCAGAGAGCGCTCTAA
- a CDS encoding glycosyltransferase family A protein, translated as MTLCTETDPESKKPRCSVVVRCYNEERHIGRLLRGIMEQTIDDVQIVVVDSGSTDRTVEVAGHYPIDLVRIRKEDFSFGFSLNAGIHAARADIVVLASAHVFPTYRDWLERLIAPFEDSQVALTYGKQRGNEQTRFSEERIFRGWFPETSDPWQSDPFCNNANAAIRRSVWQEIPYDESLTGLEDLAWGKQALAQGYRIAYVAEAEIIHVHEETSAQIFRRYEREAMALNAIYSDSRFSFGSFLRLASHNIWSDWVAAARAGRLFGNLFDVARFRVLQFWGTYWGFRQPDEVSEQLRMRFYYPPATAPRRIEPEPRRPDATPVDYVLTGSQSGKTKSLPERSEIRTLARE; from the coding sequence ATGACCCTCTGCACCGAAACGGACCCAGAATCCAAGAAGCCCCGCTGCTCCGTCGTTGTTCGCTGCTACAACGAGGAGCGCCATATCGGCAGGTTGCTCAGGGGCATCATGGAGCAGACCATCGACGATGTACAGATCGTGGTGGTCGATTCCGGCTCGACCGATCGTACCGTCGAAGTTGCAGGTCATTATCCCATAGATCTCGTGCGGATTCGGAAAGAAGACTTTTCTTTCGGCTTCTCTCTCAACGCCGGCATTCATGCCGCTCGCGCCGACATCGTGGTGCTCGCCAGCGCCCATGTTTTCCCCACCTATCGGGACTGGCTGGAACGGTTGATCGCCCCCTTCGAAGATTCTCAGGTGGCGTTGACCTACGGCAAGCAGCGCGGCAACGAACAGACCCGCTTTTCGGAAGAGCGGATTTTTAGAGGCTGGTTCCCGGAGACCTCGGATCCCTGGCAGAGCGATCCCTTCTGCAACAATGCGAACGCCGCTATTCGGCGTTCGGTGTGGCAGGAGATCCCCTACGACGAGAGCCTCACCGGCCTCGAAGATCTCGCCTGGGGCAAGCAGGCTCTAGCCCAAGGCTACCGAATCGCCTATGTCGCCGAAGCCGAGATCATCCACGTGCACGAGGAAACCTCGGCGCAGATCTTCCGCCGCTACGAGCGGGAGGCGATGGCCTTGAATGCCATCTACTCGGATTCCCGTTTCTCCTTCGGCAGTTTTCTGCGCCTGGCGAGCCACAATATCTGGAGCGATTGGGTGGCGGCGGCGCGCGCCGGCCGGCTGTTCGGCAACTTGTTCGACGTCGCTCGCTTTCGGGTTCTCCAGTTCTGGGGTACCTATTGGGGTTTTCGTCAACCCGATGAGGTCAGTGAGCAGCTGCGCATGCGGTTCTACTATCCGCCGGCAACGGCTCCGCGACGAATCGAGCCGGAGCCCCGGCGGCCCGACGCCACTCCGGTCGACTATGTTCTGACCGGTTCGCAAAGCGGTAAGACCAAGTCGTTGCCCGAGCGGTCGGAGATCCGGACCCTGGCGCGGGAATGA
- a CDS encoding cyclase family protein — protein MIDISVPLDAGLPLWPGSPGYRISSLAALGCDSDANVSLLAMDLHTGTHIDAPRHFLADGATVEEIALETLVGRAWVAEVPTQGDIGPTELDALSLPPGIERLLLRTPNSALWSEHPGEFRKDFAALSLAGAHWIVERGIRLFGIDYLSVQRFADGPETHRVLLRAGVVLLESVNLSAVKPGPYDLTCLPLSLIGTEAAPARAILRPLDP, from the coding sequence ATGATCGACATCTCCGTCCCCCTCGACGCCGGGCTTCCCCTGTGGCCGGGGAGTCCGGGATACCGGATTTCCTCACTGGCAGCCCTCGGATGTGACTCCGATGCCAACGTTTCGCTGCTCGCCATGGATCTTCACACCGGCACCCACATCGACGCTCCGCGGCACTTCCTCGCCGACGGCGCGACGGTCGAAGAGATTGCGCTGGAAACCCTCGTCGGCCGCGCCTGGGTGGCCGAAGTGCCAACCCAGGGCGACATCGGTCCGACGGAACTCGACGCCTTGAGCCTGCCGCCGGGGATCGAACGGTTGCTGTTGCGGACTCCGAACTCGGCCCTTTGGAGCGAGCATCCGGGGGAGTTTCGGAAAGACTTCGCCGCCCTTTCCCTGGCAGGCGCCCACTGGATCGTCGAACGCGGCATTCGCCTCTTCGGCATCGACTATCTGTCGGTGCAGCGATTCGCCGACGGGCCGGAGACCCACCGGGTTCTGCTGCGCGCCGGCGTGGTGCTGCTGGAGAGTGTCAACCTGTCGGCGGTGAAGCCCGGTCCCTACGACCTGACCTGCCTTCCGTTATCCCTGATCGGCACCGAGGCGGCGCCGGCCCGAGCCATCCTTCGCCCTCTCGACCCCTAG
- a CDS encoding acylneuraminate cytidylyltransferase family protein yields the protein MTKPRVAAIVPMRHDSERVPGKNYRSFAGRPLYHRIVETLLACGAIDRVVIDSDSSPMLEEAARLFPSVTLLERPEHLRDGETPMNDVLLNTTAQVESELYLQTHSTNPLLRADTLERALTGFLDVYPTYDSLFGVTRLQTRLWDPLARPINHNPAILLRTQDLPPVYEENSCFYVFDRDTLLRRHNRIGDRPMLFEVPRNEAWDIDEEIDFDVAEFLFSRNPKG from the coding sequence ATGACGAAACCTCGAGTGGCGGCCATTGTCCCCATGCGCCACGACAGCGAGCGAGTGCCCGGCAAGAACTACCGCTCCTTCGCCGGACGGCCGCTGTACCACCGCATCGTCGAGACCCTGCTGGCCTGTGGCGCGATCGATCGCGTGGTGATCGATTCCGACAGCTCGCCGATGCTCGAAGAAGCGGCGCGGCTGTTTCCCTCGGTGACGCTCCTCGAGCGACCGGAGCACCTGCGAGATGGCGAAACGCCGATGAACGACGTGCTGCTGAACACCACCGCGCAGGTCGAGTCGGAGCTCTATCTGCAGACCCACAGCACCAACCCGCTGCTGCGGGCCGACACCTTGGAGCGGGCCCTCACCGGCTTTCTGGACGTTTATCCCACCTATGACTCGCTGTTCGGCGTCACCCGCCTCCAGACTCGGCTGTGGGATCCTCTGGCCCGACCGATCAACCACAACCCGGCGATCCTGCTGCGCACCCAGGATCTTCCTCCCGTTTACGAGGAAAACTCCTGCTTCTACGTTTTCGACCGCGATACCCTGTTGCGGCGCCACAACCGGATCGGCGACCGCCCGATGCTGTTCGAGGTGCCGCGCAACGAGGCCTGGGACATCGATGAGGAAATCGATTTCGACGTTGCCGAGTTCCTGTTCAGCCGGAACCCGAAGGGATGA
- a CDS encoding phosphoglycerate dehydrogenase, translating to MTVEKRALILCLHLQRHLDRFRGLFDDHGIAVEAPEVEQQMLAAELLPIIGRFDGVIAGDDEFTAAVLESGRPRLRVVSKWGVGVDGIDREAARRLGIAVFNTPDAFADEVADVVIGYLVLLARRLHEIDRSVRQGGWSKPQGRSLRGKRLGVIGVGSIGRAVVRRGCAVGMEVCGFDTAEIDAEFRRETGLSVLSLDELLAESDFVSLHCPLTPATHHLIDRAALARMRPGAYLINTGRGPLVDEVAMAEALRSRHLAGAALDVFEQEPLPAGSPLRDLDGVILGSHNASNTLEAVQRVNRLSIDNLLRGLGIEP from the coding sequence ATGACCGTGGAGAAGCGCGCGCTCATTCTCTGCCTTCACCTGCAGCGACACCTCGACCGATTCCGCGGCCTGTTCGACGATCACGGCATCGCGGTGGAGGCGCCGGAGGTAGAGCAGCAGATGCTGGCCGCCGAGCTGCTGCCGATCATCGGCCGGTTCGACGGCGTCATCGCCGGTGACGACGAATTCACCGCCGCCGTTCTGGAATCCGGTCGGCCGCGCCTGCGGGTGGTTTCGAAGTGGGGGGTCGGGGTCGACGGTATCGATCGGGAAGCCGCTCGGCGCCTCGGGATCGCCGTCTTCAACACGCCGGATGCCTTCGCCGACGAAGTCGCCGATGTGGTGATCGGGTACCTCGTCTTGCTCGCCCGGCGCCTCCACGAGATCGACCGCTCGGTGCGCCAAGGCGGCTGGAGCAAACCCCAGGGAAGGTCTTTGCGGGGCAAGCGGCTGGGGGTGATCGGCGTCGGCAGCATCGGCCGGGCGGTGGTGCGTCGGGGTTGTGCCGTCGGCATGGAGGTGTGCGGCTTTGACACCGCCGAGATCGACGCCGAGTTTCGGCGCGAAACCGGCCTGTCGGTGCTCTCCCTCGACGAGCTGCTGGCGGAGAGCGATTTTGTTTCGCTCCACTGCCCTCTCACCCCGGCGACTCACCATTTGATCGACCGGGCCGCCCTGGCGCGGATGCGGCCGGGGGCCTATCTGATCAACACCGGGCGCGGTCCGCTGGTCGATGAGGTGGCCATGGCGGAGGCCCTGCGAAGCCGGCATCTGGCCGGTGCCGCCCTCGACGTCTTCGAGCAGGAGCCGCTGCCCGCCGGCAGCCCGCTGCGCGACCTCGACGGCGTGATCTTGGGCAGCCACAACGCCTCGAACACGCTAGAGGCGGTTCAGCGGGTCAATCGGCTCTCCATCGACAATCTGCTGCGCGGCCTGGGGATCGAGCCGTGA
- a CDS encoding SDR family oxidoreductase has translation MSSPVALVTGAARGIGAAISALLAGEGWRVVAVDRRPAEAVPEGGRWWSANLRDPQDVRSLAASVAGEEGRLDLLVNNAAIQVAAPLEETSDEAWDEVMEINLRAPFLLVREVCPLLASNGGAVVNVASVHALATSVSMAAYAASKGGLVALTRALAVELAPRRVRVNAVLPGAVDTPMLEAGLSRGHLTAATLAEGKRQLASRTVAGRIGSSEEIAQAVLFLADTARSGFITGQTLVVDGGATARLSTE, from the coding sequence GTGAGTTCGCCGGTGGCCCTGGTGACCGGTGCGGCCCGGGGCATTGGCGCGGCGATTTCGGCCCTGCTGGCCGGCGAAGGGTGGCGGGTCGTCGCGGTGGATCGTCGGCCCGCCGAGGCGGTGCCAGAAGGGGGCCGCTGGTGGAGCGCCAACCTGCGAGACCCCCAAGACGTTCGCTCCCTCGCCGCGTCGGTGGCGGGCGAGGAGGGCCGCCTCGATCTGCTGGTCAACAACGCCGCCATCCAGGTGGCGGCGCCGCTCGAGGAGACCTCTGACGAAGCCTGGGACGAGGTGATGGAAATCAACCTGCGGGCCCCGTTTTTGCTCGTCCGCGAGGTCTGCCCGCTGCTGGCATCGAATGGCGGAGCGGTGGTCAACGTGGCCTCGGTCCACGCCCTCGCCACCTCCGTTTCGATGGCCGCCTATGCCGCCAGCAAGGGAGGCTTGGTGGCCCTCACCCGTGCCCTCGCGGTGGAACTCGCCCCGCGCCGTGTGCGCGTCAATGCGGTGCTGCCGGGGGCGGTCGATACGCCGATGCTCGAGGCCGGCCTGTCCCGAGGTCACCTCACCGCCGCGACCCTCGCCGAGGGTAAACGTCAGCTGGCGAGCCGTACCGTCGCCGGCCGCATCGGCTCTTCCGAAGAGATTGCTCAGGCGGTCCTCTTCCTAGCCGACACTGCACGCTCCGGTTTCATCACCGGCCAGACGCTGGTGGTCGATGGCGGGGCGACGGCGCGGTTGAGCACCGAGTGA
- a CDS encoding ABC transporter permease, producing MADLATATAGRRPGTFRRYFALILYKTYTELRAEASRTYFGYVWWVVEPVLSMSVYYFVFEYLFRQGTANFGLFLIIGLIPWRWFSTSITHGSSALIQSRALMKQVYLPKVVLPLVTLASNTFKFLVVFALLIAFLWLMGFAPGPQYLALVAVILVQGLLVGGLTLLAAAVTPFVPDLRVLLDNFLRLLFFVSGIFHDIDVLGGKAESLLRLNPLTWLTEAYREILLHRQWPDFEALLWIGACSAVVLFLAERLIRRFEFVYPKLSR from the coding sequence ATGGCTGACCTAGCCACAGCCACCGCCGGGCGCCGGCCGGGCACCTTCCGCCGCTACTTCGCCCTCATCCTGTACAAGACCTATACTGAACTGCGGGCCGAGGCGTCCCGGACGTACTTCGGCTACGTCTGGTGGGTGGTGGAACCGGTGCTCTCGATGAGCGTTTACTACTTCGTGTTCGAGTACCTGTTCCGCCAGGGGACGGCGAATTTTGGCCTGTTTCTGATCATCGGGTTGATCCCCTGGCGCTGGTTCTCCACCAGCATCACCCACGGGTCCAGCGCGTTGATCCAGTCGCGCGCCTTGATGAAACAGGTGTATCTGCCGAAGGTGGTCCTTCCGTTGGTCACCCTGGCCAGCAACACCTTCAAATTCTTGGTGGTCTTTGCCCTGCTGATCGCGTTTCTCTGGCTGATGGGATTTGCGCCAGGTCCTCAGTACCTCGCGCTGGTGGCGGTGATTCTGGTGCAGGGGCTGTTGGTGGGGGGACTGACCTTGTTGGCGGCCGCTGTCACCCCGTTCGTTCCCGACCTGCGGGTGTTGCTGGACAATTTTCTGCGCTTGCTCTTCTTTGTCTCGGGCATCTTTCACGACATCGATGTGCTGGGCGGCAAGGCCGAGTCTTTACTGCGCCTCAACCCTCTCACCTGGTTGACCGAGGCGTACCGCGAGATTCTGCTGCACAGGCAGTGGCCGGATTTTGAAGCGCTGCTGTGGATCGGCGCGTGCAGCGCGGTGGTTTTGTTCCTCGCCGAGCGGCTGATCCGGCGTTTCGAGTTCGTGTACCCGAAGCTGAGTCGTTGA
- a CDS encoding ABC transporter ATP-binding protein: MGKKLLSLQHAGVYYGPAGHLVSRRREKHWALKNISLDVSSGETLGVIGRNGAGKSTLLRLLAGIIRPDRGRYANYGCRATLLSLKVGFVPYLTGRENAILSGMLLGMERKELLRKLPAIIEFAELEEFIDEPVQTYSSGMQARLGFSTAFHVDPDVLLVDEVLGVGDAEFVAKSTAMMRQKILSDHTVVLVSHSAETIRTLCDRVVWIEGGCTQASGQVEAVLDAYQRSLSKT, from the coding sequence ATGGGCAAGAAACTCCTCAGCCTCCAACACGCCGGCGTCTACTATGGACCCGCGGGCCATCTCGTCTCTCGTCGGCGGGAGAAACACTGGGCGCTCAAGAACATTTCCCTCGACGTTTCGAGCGGCGAAACCCTTGGCGTCATCGGCCGCAACGGCGCCGGCAAGAGCACCCTGCTGCGGCTGCTGGCGGGCATCATCCGGCCCGACCGGGGCCGCTATGCCAACTACGGATGCCGCGCCACCCTGCTGTCGCTCAAAGTGGGCTTCGTTCCTTACCTGACCGGTCGGGAGAACGCCATCTTGAGCGGCATGCTCCTCGGTATGGAGCGCAAGGAGCTGCTGCGCAAACTGCCGGCGATCATCGAATTTGCCGAACTCGAAGAGTTCATCGACGAGCCGGTGCAGACCTATTCTTCCGGCATGCAGGCCCGCCTCGGGTTCTCCACCGCCTTCCATGTCGATCCGGACGTTCTCCTGGTCGACGAAGTGCTGGGAGTGGGGGACGCTGAGTTCGTTGCCAAGTCTACGGCGATGATGCGTCAGAAGATCCTCTCGGACCACACGGTGGTACTGGTCTCCCACAGCGCCGAGACCATTCGCACGCTGTGCGATCGGGTGGTGTGGATCGAAGGGGGATGCACCCAGGCGAGCGGCCAGGTCGAAGCGGTACTCGACGCCTACCAACGCTCGCTTTCGAAGACCTAG